One genomic window of Thermococcus indicus includes the following:
- a CDS encoding TIGR00304 family membrane protein, which translates to MDGKTLILSGMALIFIGFMLVFIGTLVSALGGEGEVEGGGVIMIGPVPIIFGTSRGAAGIAAVLAIILMVLWLLAALLTRGE; encoded by the coding sequence ATGGATGGGAAAACGCTGATACTGAGCGGGATGGCGCTGATATTCATCGGCTTCATGCTGGTCTTCATAGGCACCCTTGTCTCTGCCCTCGGCGGCGAAGGGGAGGTCGAGGGCGGGGGAGTGATAATGATAGGCCCGGTTCCGATAATATTCGGAACAAGCAGGGGGGCCGCTGGAATCGCGGCCGTACTGGCGATAATACTCATGGTGCTCTGGCTGCTTGCGGCCCTGCTGACGAGGGGGGAGTGA